CGGCCTCAGCGGTCGCGGGCTCTGCCGGGCGCAGCTTCTTGTAGATGTCGAGCAGCGCTTCGTCCTGCGTGGTGACGGTGTCCTTGGCCATCGTCTCGCGGATCGATTCGAACTCGCCGAACTCTTCGAGGATCTTCGCTTCGGACCAACCGAGGGCCTTGAGCAGAACCGTCACGGACTGCTTGCGCTTGCGGTCGAGGCGAACGCCGACCTGGTCGCGCTTGTCGACCTCGAACTCCAGCCAGGCACCGCGGGAGGGGATGATCTTCGCGGTGAAGATGTCCTTGTCCGTGGTCTTGTCGACGCTGGATTCGAAGTAGGCGCCGGGCGAACGCACGAGCTGGGAGACGACGACGCGCTCGGTGCCGTTGACGATGAACGTGCCCTTGTCGGTCATGAGGGGGAAGTCACCCATGAACACAGTCTGGCTCTTGATCTCGCCCGTGTTGTTATTCATGAACTCGGCGGTGACGTACAGCGGCGCCGAGTAGGTCATATCGCGTTCCTTGCACTCATCGATAGAGTACTTGGGAGCTTCGAACCGGTGCTCGCGGAACGACAGCGACATGGATCCGCCGAAGTCTTCGATCGGCGAGATCTCTTCGAAGATGTCTTCGAGTCCCGAGGTGGTTGCGACGGAGTCGTCCCCGACCTCGATGGCCTCGGCGACGCGGTCCTGCCACGCTTCCGATCCGATCAGCCAGTCGAAGCTGTCCGTCTGCAGACCGAGCAGATCAGGAACCTCGAGGGGCTCGCGAATCTTCGCGAAGGAAATTCTCTTGGGGGGATTAGCGGTCCTGGTGTTGTCGTTGGCGGCGGCCAATTGGTTCCTTCCGAGTGCTTCACCATCTGATACTTCGTCTGCCCACTCGCTCCGGCGACGTCCGGACCTCTACGGGGTGTGTCAGATTTCGACTCCCGCCGTCGGCATGGTTCACTTGAGTGGAAATGCTGTGCCCACCGCTATATGAAGGCACACCACAGGCAGAACGATGCAAATATCAAGCTTATAGCATCTGGTCAAGTCTGGCAAGGCGGTTTCAGCGTCGATTCTTCGTCCACAATCCCACCCAGGCCCAAGTGGAGAATCCCGCCTGATCATTGATCGCCAGCATCCACGAATTCTCCACGGCGTTCCACGTGTATACCCGCTCGACTGCCGTACGCTCGGCGAGGCTGCGGTGATTGGCGACCTTGAGACGCGCACCGAGGCGGTGGCCCCGATGCTCTCTGCGCACCAGGGTTCCTCCCTGCCAGCCCACGGCCGGCCTGTCGGCCGAATGCCCGACCTGCGTGAAGCCTGCCGGCTCCCCGTCGAGGAGAGCCAGCGCAGTGGCCATCTCTTCTCCTCTCACCTTCTTCTCTTCGTCAAGGGCGCTCACCCGCTCGCCGTCCCAGCTCTCCTCTCCCCCGAATCTCTCCGCTCCCGGCGTGTCCGTGCTCATCCGGCGCTTGAGCAGAGCGATGTGCTCCAGTCGCTGCTCCGGGACGGGACCTCGCCAGGTCTCGATGACGTAGTCGTCGGCGTCTGCACCGAGGTCGAGACCGGCTGCGGTAGCGGTCGGAGCGACCGCGCACCGTTCGATCTGAGCGAATCCGTACCCACGACGGTGGAGGAACGCCACCTCGGGAACTGCGACCGGCAGCGTGCCGGCACCGGTCTCGGTGGGCAGATGGGCACCGCGCAGTTCCGCAACCCTGACAGATTCCGGAATCTCGCAGTAGCTCGACAGTGCTGTGCGGCCCTCTGCGCGCAGTTCGTTCTCCATCACTGTCAGCAGTGCGGAACCCAGTCCGCGGCGGCGATGGTCCGGATGCACTCCGCACCAGACCTCCGCAGTGTCGGTATTGCTGGTCAGGCGAAGTTCGGCCACGCCCTTGGCCACGATCACCCCATCGATGCGCCCGATCCAGGTGAGAGTGGTCCGGTATCGGCTCGTACTGGTCAGCGAGTGCCGCAGGTCCTCGGGAATCGGGTCGAAATCCGCTCCTAACCCGGATGCTCGGTTGACGACTGTGTCGAAGGCCAGCAGCTCGGGCATCAGCGCCTCGATTGCTGCCGGGTCGCCGAGTCCGGATCCGATCCGGGTGATCTCCATCTGTGACCTCTGTCGTCGCAGGTGGCCGCCTCGCCCTGAGATGCCTTCTTCGCCCATCGTCGCGCTGACAGCCGGTGTGAGACATTCTAGACTGCGACCATGACACGAGTGAATGTCCTCAGCTTCGATCCTGCCTCCGTCAACTGCGGAATCATCGTCGGCATCGATCGCACTCTGCTCGTCGATGCGGGGCCCGGCCCCGCGGCCGCCGCGCATCTGGTGGAGCGGGCGGGCCGCCTCGGCGAGGAGATCGGAGGTGACCGTCCGCACCCGATCGAACTCGCGATCACCCATGACCATTGGGATCATTTCTTCGGTGCCGCCGCGGCGGTGTCCGCCGGGGTCACCGCCGTGTACGCATCATCGTCGTTCGCCGCCGATCAGGAGGCTACGGCGTGGATCGCTCTCGACGGCGTCGCAGGCGGCGACTTCCCGGATGACTATCGGTCGAGCCTTCCCGATGACCCCGGCGACCTCATCGTCGACGTCTCCCCTGTCGATCCGACCCCCGGCGATGTCTGGCACCTCGACCTCGGCGACTGCCCGGTCGAATTCCATGTCCTCGGTGGGCATTCGACGGCCGATCTCGTAGTCCGCCTGCCCGAGCTCGGCATCGTCTTCGCCGGTGACCTCGTCGAGGAGGCCGCTCCTCCTCAGGCCGGTGCCGATGCCGCCCTGAGCGAATGGGCATCGAGTCTGCACAACCTGCTGTCGTTTCCTGAGGCGAAGACGTTCGTTCCCGGACATGGAATTCC
Above is a window of Brevibacterium siliguriense DNA encoding:
- a CDS encoding MBL fold metallo-hydrolase, which encodes MTRVNVLSFDPASVNCGIIVGIDRTLLVDAGPGPAAAAHLVERAGRLGEEIGGDRPHPIELAITHDHWDHFFGAAAAVSAGVTAVYASSSFAADQEATAWIALDGVAGGDFPDDYRSSLPDDPGDLIVDVSPVDPTPGDVWHLDLGDCPVEFHVLGGHSTADLVVRLPELGIVFAGDLVEEAAPPQAGADAALSEWASSLHNLLSFPEAKTFVPGHGIPVDRDFLARQLADIEGLMVDQGDAEVALPARSMPGDRDRSIPREHRLV
- a CDS encoding GNAT family N-acetyltransferase, with amino-acid sequence MEITRIGSGLGDPAAIEALMPELLAFDTVVNRASGLGADFDPIPEDLRHSLTSTSRYRTTLTWIGRIDGVIVAKGVAELRLTSNTDTAEVWCGVHPDHRRRGLGSALLTVMENELRAEGRTALSSYCEIPESVRVAELRGAHLPTETGAGTLPVAVPEVAFLHRRGYGFAQIERCAVAPTATAAGLDLGADADDYVIETWRGPVPEQRLEHIALLKRRMSTDTPGAERFGGEESWDGERVSALDEEKKVRGEEMATALALLDGEPAGFTQVGHSADRPAVGWQGGTLVRREHRGHRLGARLKVANHRSLAERTAVERVYTWNAVENSWMLAINDQAGFSTWAWVGLWTKNRR